A stretch of the Channa argus isolate prfri chromosome 9, Channa argus male v1.0, whole genome shotgun sequence genome encodes the following:
- the LOC137132941 gene encoding trace amine-associated receptor 13c-like: MELFQDSELCFPHLPNSSCRTAIGSYSASLLTYILLSSISVLTVTLNLLVIISISHFKQLHTPTNVLLLSLAVSDFFIGIVMFFQMLTTNGCWFLGDLMCSLYYVTACISTSASIGNMVLISIDRYVAICFPLHYSTKVTQKRVQVCVYICWTCSALSNGLMQKDNLQHPGKYNSCFGDCVLVIDYIAGRVDLFLSFIGPVTVIIVLYMRVFVEAVSQARAMRSHIASVPSQGPVSVTVKKSELKAARTLGVVILVFLICLCPYFCVTLTSQDTLINTSSSAFVLYLFYFNSCLNPVIYTFFYPWFRKCIKFIVTLKILQPDSCEANIT; this comes from the exons ATGGAACTCTTTCAGGACTctgaactctgcttcccacatCTCCCCAACTCCTCCTGCAGGACAGCCATTGGTTCTTACTCTGCATCCCTGCTCACTTACATACTGCTGTCCTCCATCTCTGTGCTCACAGTgactctcaacctgctggtcatcatctccatctcccacttcaa gcagctccacactccaACCAATGTCCTGcttctctctctggctgtctcagattTCTTCATCGGCATCGTCATGTTCTTTCAAATGTTGACAACAAACGGCTGCTGGTTCCTGGGTGACCTCATGTGTAGTCTGTATTATGTTACGGCCTGCATTAGTACCTCTGCGTCAATAGGAAACATGGTTCTCATATCCATTGATCGTTACGTGGCTATTTGTTTCCCTCTGCATTACTCCACCAAAGTCACTCAGAAAAGAGTTCAAGTCTGTGTTTATATCTGTTGGACATGTTCGGCTCTAAGCAACGGCCTGATGCAGAAGGATAACCTGCAACACCCAGGCAAGTATAACTCCTGCTTTGGAGATTGTGTTCTGGTTATTGATTACATTGCCGGACGTGTTGATCTGTTTTTGTCCTTCATCGGTCCTGTCACTGTCATCATAGTCCTGTATATGAGAGTATTTGTGgaggctgtgtctcaggctcgtgccatgagGTCTCACATCGCATCAGTCCCATCTCAGGGCCCAGTGAGTGTCACTGTAAAGAAATCGgaactgaaagcagccaggactctcgGTGTTGTTATTCTGGTGTTTCTCATATGTCTCTGCCCGTATTTTTGTGTTACACTTACAAGCCAGGACACTTTGATAAATACCTCATCTTCTGCTTTTGtactatatttgttttattttaactcttGTCTAAATCCTGTGATCTATACCtttttctacccctggtttagaaaatgtatcaaattcatTGTTACACTCAAGATACTGCAGCCTGACTCCTGTGAGGCCAACATAACATAA
- the LOC137133155 gene encoding trace amine-associated receptor 13c-like, which translates to MEVTEGSELCFPQLNNSCRKPTLPHSAAALVSLVLSSVSVLTAALNLLVIISISYFRQLHSPTNLLTLSLAFSDLLVGLLLIPVEILFTETCWFLGDLMCALYYILSFTITSSSVGNVVLISADRYVAICDPLHYTTRVTMDRTKVCVCLCWICSVLYNGLILKDFLRPHDSQNPCYGQCVVVLNYIRGIADCVFTFIVPITVIIVLYMRVFVVAVSQARAMHSHIAAVARQHSPTAKKSEVKAAKTLGVVVVVFLICFCPYYSSSLLGKRVEDSSSYLPSGVWLLYFNSCLNPVIYAFFYPWFRKSVKIIVTLQILRPDSCYAKIM; encoded by the exons ATGGAGGTTACAGAAGGTTCAGAactctgctttccacagctcAACAATTCCTGCAGGAAACCTACGCTGCCTCATTCTGCTGCCGCGCTTGTTTCCCTTGTACTGTCCTCGGTCTCTGTGCTCACTGCAGCtcttaacctgctggtcatcatctccatctcctacTTCAG gcagctccacagcCCCACCAACCTCCTCACCCTCTCTCTGGCTTTCTCAGACCTCCTTGTTGGCCTCCTGTTGATACCAGTTGAAATCCTTTTCACAGAAACCTGCTGGTTCCTGGGCGACCTCATGTGTGCTCTGTATTACATTTTAAGCTTCACAATTACCTCTTCTTCGGTTGGAAATGTGGTGCTCATATCAGCTGATcgctatgtggctatttgtgaccctctgcactACACCACCAGAGTTACAATGGACAGaaccaaagtgtgtgtttgtctatgttGGATCTGCTCTGTTCTCTATAACGGTCTCATTTTAAAGGACTTTCTGAGACCACATGATTCCCAAAACCCCTGTTATGGACAGTGTGTAGTTGTCCTTAACTATATCAGAGGAATTGCTGACTGTGTTTTCACCTTTATTGTTCCCATTACAGTCATCATAGTTCTGTATATGAGGGTCTTTGTAGtcgctgtgtctcaggctcgtgccatgcacTCCCACATTGCAGCTGTCGCACGACAACACTCACCAACTGCTAAGAAATCAGAGGTGAAAGCAGCCAAGACACTTGGTGTGGTAGTAGTTGTGTTTCTAATATGTTTCTGCCCGTATTACTCCTCATCCCTTCTAGGTAAGCGCGTAGAAGACAGCAGTTCATACTTACCCTCGGGAGTCTGGCTGTTGTATTTTAACTCCTGTCTAAAtcctgtgatctacgcctttTTCTACCCGTGGTTTAGAAAATCGGTCAAAATCATTGTTACACTGCAGATACTGCGGCCTGACTCCTGTTATGCTAAAATAATGTAG
- the LOC137133156 gene encoding trace amine-associated receptor 13c-like has translation METLEETELCFPQINASCMKPKRPHFQTMLTYVLLFSVSLLTASLNLLVIISISHFKQLHTPTNHLLLSLAVSDFFMGLLMFCQIDGCWFLGNLMCNLYQYLAFIIGSVSVGTMVLISVDRYVAICKPLRYSTEITQRRIKICVCLCWICSIIYTGLYLKDNLKQPGRYNSCFGECVILINYIAGLADLVISFLLPITVIIVLYMRVFVVAVSQARAMRSHIGAVSLQRSVKVTAKKSELKAARTLGVVVGVFLICLCPYYIVSLTGQDTLLHSSSAAFVIYLYYFNSCLNPLIYAFLYPWFRKSIKLIVTLKILQPESCEANML, from the exons ATGGAAACCTTAGAGGAAACTGAACTCTGCTTTCCACAGATCAACGCCTCCTGTATGAAGCCGAAGCGTCCTCACTTTCAGACCATGCTGACTTACGTTctgctgttttctgtctctttgctcACTGCATCTCTAAatctgctggtcatcatctctaTCTCCCACTTCAA gcagctccacactcccaccaaccacctcctcctgtcactgGCTGTCTCAGATTTCTTTATGGGCCTTCTCATGTTCTGTCAAATTGATGGCTGCTGGTTTCTTGGTAACCTCATGTGTAACCTTTATCAGTATCTAGCATTCATTATTGGCTCTGTCTCAGTAGGAACCATGGTGCTCATTTCTGTTGAccgctatgtggctatttgtaAACCTTTACGTTACTCAACTGAAATTACCCAGAGGAGAATCAAGATCTGCGTTTGCCTGTGTTGGATATGTTCTATTATCTATACAGGTTTATATTTAAAGGATAACCTGAAACAGCCAGGGAGGTATAATTCCTGCTTTGGAGagtgtgttattttaattaactaCATTGCTGGACTAGCGGATCTTGttatttccttcctccttcccatcactgtcatcatagttctgtatatgagagtatttgtggtggctgtgtctcaggctcgagccatgaggtctcacATTGGTGCTGTCTCACTCCAACGTTCAGTGAAAGTCACAGCGAAAAAGTCTgaactgaaagcagccaggactctcggtgttgttgtaggtgtgtttCTAATATGTCTCTGTCCATATTATATTGTCAGTCTTACAGGCCAAGACACTTTGCTGCATTCTTCCTCTGCTGCTTTTGTGATATATTTGTACTATTTTAATTCCTGCCTAAACCCTTTGATTTATGCCTTTctttacccctggtttagaaaatctatCAAACTCATTGTTACACTTAAAATACTGCAACCTGAATCCTGTGAGGCCAACATGCTCTAG